The Planctomycetia bacterium genome has a segment encoding these proteins:
- a CDS encoding sulfotransferase family protein has product MHEEIIVVSGLPRSGTSLMMQMLDRGGIEIMTDHLRTADIDNPKGYYEFEDVKKVKQNADWLPSARGKALKAVSQLLYDLPPTEDYRVIFMRRDLDEMLRSQEKMLLRLDRTPAPADKMKQAYELHLERLFVWLEKQSHLTTMFVNYGELMASPEPIATQVYEFLSSRPSIAEMTSCVDPSLYRNRAT; this is encoded by the coding sequence ATGCACGAAGAAATCATCGTCGTCTCCGGCCTCCCGCGCTCCGGTACGTCGCTCATGATGCAGATGCTCGACCGCGGCGGCATCGAAATCATGACCGACCACCTCCGCACCGCCGACATCGACAACCCCAAAGGCTACTACGAGTTCGAGGACGTCAAAAAAGTCAAGCAAAACGCCGACTGGCTTCCCAGCGCGCGCGGCAAGGCGCTCAAGGCCGTCTCGCAGTTGCTCTACGACCTCCCGCCAACCGAAGACTATCGCGTGATCTTCATGCGCCGCGATCTAGACGAGATGCTCCGCTCCCAGGAAAAAATGCTGCTCCGCTTGGATCGCACGCCAGCCCCGGCCGACAAGATGAAGCAAGCCTACGAACTCCACCTGGAACGCCTCTTCGTCTGGCTGGAAAAACAATCGCACCTCACAACGATGTTCGTCAATTACGGCGAACTCATGGCGTCGCCAGAGCCCATCGCCACGCAAGTCTACGAATTCCTCAGCAGCCGCCCCAGCATCGCGGAAATGACGTCGTGCGTTGATCCGTCGCTCTATCGCAACCGCGCGACGTAA
- a CDS encoding alkaline phosphatase family protein, with protein MTATNKPRFNRRKLLRGSAVAATLGAAGLGGAVWLSGRTRASRSIGKKVIVIGIDGMDPRLTESMMNEGLLPHLSKLRATGGFSPLGTSIPPQSPVAWANFINGSGPGSHGIFDFIHRHPHEQCAPFYSAAETIPGHGGWEVGDYNLQLDFWPFNHQPSATLLRRQGVPFWDYLDKEKIPSTFYDLPANYPPSPSQYGYHRCISGMGTPDMLGSYGTYQHFADNNAPEPVDEGGGWRFKLKFESDTAQAELMGPANTILKTPKPVNIPFRVHRDRAANAALVEIQGKKLLMKAGQWSAWTQIDFALETPEFLPDQHASGICRFLLQEVAPNFRLYVTPINIDPSVPAVAMSEPAEFLPEIADKLGLFGTAGFQEDHKARSNRVFVDDEFFKQATHVLEERLALFDYAVDDYEDGLLFFYFSSSDLQSHMFWWDSDDPHPIRSTTEAKKWHEHVRRLYQRLDQVVGDMLDRYGGKATVLVMSDHGFANFGWQFNLNSFLRYAGYLGPPECTSIMKDVDWSQTRAYGLGINGLYLNLKGRERDGIVEPGEQQETLLKELVARLTAITGYDGKPVIRNVYRADEVYQGDSTALAPDLIVGYARGCRASWATCLGDLTEDILLRNDQAWSADHCADALEVPGILFANKSMNSKAPSLIDVAPSILAEFGLQTPTTMNGKSFF; from the coding sequence GCCACGCTCGGCGCAGCCGGCCTTGGCGGCGCGGTCTGGCTTTCTGGCCGCACGCGCGCGTCGCGGAGCATCGGCAAGAAAGTCATCGTCATCGGTATCGACGGCATGGATCCTCGGCTCACCGAAAGCATGATGAACGAGGGACTGCTGCCGCACCTGAGCAAGCTCCGCGCAACCGGCGGGTTCTCGCCGCTCGGCACCAGCATCCCGCCGCAGAGTCCCGTGGCTTGGGCCAATTTCATCAACGGCTCCGGGCCGGGCTCGCATGGCATCTTCGATTTCATTCACCGCCACCCGCACGAACAATGTGCGCCGTTCTATTCCGCCGCCGAGACCATCCCCGGCCATGGCGGTTGGGAAGTCGGCGATTACAACCTGCAACTCGATTTCTGGCCCTTCAACCATCAACCGTCAGCCACATTGCTCCGTCGGCAGGGCGTGCCATTTTGGGATTACCTCGACAAGGAAAAAATCCCTTCCACCTTCTACGATCTCCCGGCCAACTACCCGCCGAGTCCTTCGCAGTATGGTTACCATCGCTGCATCTCCGGCATGGGCACGCCCGACATGCTCGGCTCGTATGGAACCTACCAACACTTCGCCGACAACAACGCGCCGGAGCCCGTCGACGAAGGGGGCGGCTGGCGGTTCAAGCTCAAGTTCGAGTCCGACACGGCCCAGGCGGAACTCATGGGCCCCGCGAACACGATTCTCAAAACGCCGAAGCCGGTGAACATTCCGTTTCGCGTCCACCGCGACCGCGCGGCCAACGCGGCGCTCGTCGAGATTCAAGGCAAGAAGCTCCTCATGAAGGCCGGCCAGTGGAGCGCCTGGACGCAAATCGACTTTGCCCTCGAAACACCGGAATTCCTGCCCGATCAACACGCCTCAGGCATCTGCCGCTTCCTGCTGCAAGAAGTTGCGCCGAACTTCCGGCTCTACGTCACGCCAATCAACATCGATCCCTCGGTGCCGGCCGTCGCCATGTCCGAACCGGCCGAGTTTCTACCGGAAATCGCCGATAAGCTCGGCCTGTTCGGCACCGCAGGTTTTCAAGAAGATCACAAAGCCCGGTCGAATCGCGTCTTCGTCGACGACGAGTTCTTCAAGCAAGCCACGCACGTGCTGGAAGAACGTCTCGCGCTCTTCGACTACGCCGTCGACGACTACGAAGACGGACTGCTGTTCTTTTACTTTTCCAGCAGCGACCTGCAATCGCACATGTTCTGGTGGGATTCCGACGATCCCCACCCCATCCGCTCCACGACCGAAGCGAAGAAGTGGCACGAGCATGTGCGCCGCTTGTATCAACGGCTCGATCAAGTCGTCGGCGACATGCTGGATCGCTACGGCGGCAAGGCGACGGTGCTCGTGATGAGCGACCACGGCTTCGCCAACTTCGGCTGGCAGTTCAATTTGAACTCATTCCTGCGCTACGCCGGCTACCTCGGCCCGCCGGAATGCACGTCAATCATGAAGGACGTCGATTGGTCGCAAACCCGCGCCTACGGCCTCGGCATCAACGGCCTTTATTTGAATCTCAAGGGGCGCGAACGCGACGGCATTGTCGAGCCTGGCGAACAACAGGAAACGCTGCTCAAAGAACTTGTCGCGCGCCTGACGGCAATCACCGGCTACGACGGTAAGCCGGTGATTCGCAACGTCTACCGCGCGGATGAAGTTTATCAAGGCGATTCGACGGCCCTCGCCCCCGACCTGATCGTCGGCTACGCCCGCGGCTGCCGCGCCAGTTGGGCCACCTGCCTCGGCGACCTGACCGAAGATATCCTGCTGAGAAACGACCAGGCCTGGAGCGCCGACCACTGCGCCGACGCCCTGGAAGTCCCCGGCATCCTGTTCGCCAACAAATCCATGAACTCAAAAGCCCCCTCCCTGATCGACGTAGCCCCATCCATCCTGGCGGAGTTCGGATTGCAGACCCCAACGACAATGAACGGCAAGAGTTTCTTTTGA
- a CDS encoding aldehyde dehydrogenase family protein, with the protein MATATAPIKHARPQIRQTECFIGGQWQPAVSGKTFETIDPATETVIAQVAEGDAADVDLAVKAARKAFDGGEWSKMDARDRGALMHKLCDLIEQDADELARLETLDNGKPIRESANVDIKLAVDCLRYYAGYADKIHGQTIPIRGPYLTYTRREPVGVAGQIIPWNFPMLMVAWKWGPALAAGCTIVMKPAEQTPLTCLRLARLAQKAGIPDGVINVVPGYGPTAGASIVKHPGVDKIAFTGEHRTAQLIMVDAAQTLKRLTFELGGKSPNIIFADADLNAAAIGAHVGLYLNQGQCCCAGSRVFVEDKVYDKFIDAISSMNQKRRLGDPFDPATEQGPQVDRAQFDKIMKYIDLGKQEGASCVTGGKRFGDQGYFIEPTLFADVQDNMAIAKDEIFGPVMSVLRFKSVDEIVERANNTCFGLAAAVWTRDIGKAHRLAAAVRAGTVWINCYDVFDAAAPFGGFKMSGLGRELGEKGLDAYTETKTVTVSLR; encoded by the coding sequence ATGGCCACCGCGACTGCCCCCATCAAACATGCCCGTCCGCAGATTCGCCAAACCGAATGCTTCATCGGCGGCCAGTGGCAGCCCGCCGTCAGTGGAAAAACCTTCGAAACGATCGACCCCGCGACGGAAACCGTCATCGCCCAAGTCGCGGAAGGAGACGCCGCCGACGTCGATCTCGCCGTCAAGGCGGCCCGCAAGGCCTTCGACGGCGGCGAGTGGTCGAAGATGGACGCCCGCGATCGCGGCGCGTTGATGCACAAGCTCTGCGATTTGATCGAGCAGGACGCCGACGAGCTCGCACGGCTTGAAACGCTCGACAACGGCAAACCAATTCGCGAATCGGCCAATGTTGACATCAAGCTCGCCGTCGATTGCCTCCGCTATTACGCCGGGTACGCCGACAAGATTCACGGCCAGACGATTCCCATCCGCGGCCCGTACCTCACTTACACGCGCCGCGAGCCGGTCGGCGTCGCCGGGCAGATCATCCCGTGGAATTTCCCGATGCTGATGGTCGCCTGGAAATGGGGACCGGCGCTCGCGGCAGGCTGCACCATCGTCATGAAGCCGGCGGAACAAACTCCGCTCACCTGCTTGCGCCTCGCGCGCCTCGCGCAGAAGGCCGGCATCCCCGACGGCGTGATAAACGTCGTCCCCGGTTACGGCCCCACGGCCGGCGCGTCGATCGTCAAGCATCCGGGTGTCGATAAGATCGCCTTCACCGGCGAACATCGCACCGCGCAACTCATCATGGTCGATGCCGCGCAGACCTTGAAGCGGCTCACCTTCGAACTCGGCGGCAAAAGCCCCAACATCATCTTCGCCGACGCCGACCTGAACGCCGCCGCCATCGGCGCGCACGTCGGGCTGTATCTCAATCAGGGCCAATGCTGCTGCGCAGGCAGCCGCGTCTTCGTCGAGGACAAAGTCTACGACAAGTTCATCGACGCGATCTCCTCCATGAACCAGAAACGCCGCCTCGGCGATCCGTTCGACCCGGCCACGGAGCAAGGCCCGCAGGTCGATCGCGCGCAGTTCGACAAGATCATGAAGTACATCGACCTCGGCAAACAGGAAGGCGCCTCCTGCGTCACCGGCGGCAAACGCTTCGGCGACCAAGGCTATTTCATCGAGCCGACCCTCTTCGCCGACGTCCAAGACAACATGGCCATCGCGAAGGACGAAATCTTCGGCCCGGTGATGTCGGTACTGCGTTTCAAGAGCGTGGATGAAATTGTCGAGCGCGCCAACAACACCTGCTTCGGCCTGGCCGCAGCCGTCTGGACCCGCGACATCGGCAAAGCCCACCGCCTCGCCGCCGCCGTCCGCGCCGGCACGGTCTGGATCAACTGCTACGACGTCTTCGACGCCGCCGCCCCCTTCGGCGGCTTCAAAATGTCCGGCCTCGGCCGAGAACTCGGCGAAAAAGGCCTCGACGCGTATACGGAAACGAAGACGGTGACGGTGAGTTTGCGGTAA
- a CDS encoding redoxin domain-containing protein, with translation MLETFMAIQKFPEHRFRGGFSLISAGFRRIGAVSLTVIMLAGCTESVALRPADGNVEQSADALRLLDLEGNEFDVWGDDAAQATVVVFLRSDCPISNRYAPELRRLHDEFAPQGVRFVMVYVDPRETVEEIRSHRAEYEYPGDAVRDTTHALVKLTGASVTPEAVVFDRERQRTYRGRIDDQFVELGKSRATATRHDLEEAIRATLAGEPIAEAETEAVGCYIEDLD, from the coding sequence ATGCTTGAGACTTTCATGGCGATCCAGAAGTTCCCTGAACATCGATTTCGCGGCGGCTTTTCTCTGATTTCCGCGGGGTTTCGCCGGATCGGCGCCGTCAGCCTGACTGTCATCATGCTGGCTGGCTGCACTGAGAGCGTTGCTCTGCGACCGGCAGATGGGAACGTCGAGCAATCGGCCGACGCTTTGAGGTTGTTGGACCTGGAAGGTAACGAGTTTGACGTTTGGGGGGATGATGCGGCCCAGGCGACCGTGGTCGTGTTTTTGCGATCGGACTGTCCCATTTCGAACCGGTACGCCCCGGAGTTGCGGCGATTGCATGACGAATTTGCTCCGCAAGGCGTGCGATTTGTGATGGTCTATGTCGATCCGCGGGAGACAGTGGAGGAGATTCGTAGTCATCGCGCGGAGTATGAGTATCCCGGCGACGCGGTCCGCGATACGACGCACGCGCTGGTGAAACTGACCGGCGCGAGCGTAACGCCTGAGGCTGTGGTGTTCGATCGAGAGCGTCAACGGACTTATCGCGGGCGCATTGACGACCAGTTCGTAGAGTTGGGGAAGTCTCGGGCGACGGCGACTCGGCATGACCTCGAAGAGGCGATCCGCGCGACGCTGGCCGGGGAGCCTATTGCGGAAGCGGAGACCGAGGCCGTGGGTTGTTACATCGAAGACTTGGATTGA
- a CDS encoding PEP-CTERM sorting domain-containing protein, translating to MALRIRLLTVATLALTAAPVYAGCPVISSLESDGAQFVDLFGNATVDRALQDSSGTVAANFGPERPAADAALTGADFWQGPMFDSSSEAADLFVAGSVELMGINYDFLATASGGARSVPEPSAVVLGGIALAGMVFGRRFVRRRSG from the coding sequence ATGGCCTTGCGAATCCGCTTGTTGACCGTGGCGACGCTCGCACTCACCGCCGCGCCGGTTTATGCCGGTTGCCCGGTCATTTCCAGCCTGGAAAGCGACGGCGCTCAATTCGTCGATCTGTTCGGCAATGCCACGGTGGATCGCGCCCTCCAAGACTCGTCCGGTACGGTCGCGGCCAACTTCGGTCCAGAACGGCCCGCCGCGGATGCCGCGTTGACCGGGGCAGACTTCTGGCAAGGCCCGATGTTCGACTCCTCGTCTGAGGCGGCCGATTTGTTTGTTGCCGGTTCAGTCGAGCTTATGGGAATCAACTACGATTTCCTTGCCACCGCGTCAGGTGGCGCGCGTTCTGTGCCGGAACCCAGCGCCGTCGTCCTTGGTGGCATCGCCCTGGCCGGAATGGTCTTCGGAAGGCGCTTTGTCCGCCGCCGTTCTGGGTAA
- a CDS encoding tetratricopeptide repeat protein yields MIDASHEPPRWASRVWALVIVATAGCSESPGPVAPDAAPLKVDAVKSEVSYSVNIRPIVLEKCVSCHQPGDAAPFSLLTYDDAKKRARQIADVTASGLMPPWLPRNEHGLFAGDRRLTDAQKQLLKAWADADAPAGPVVADAPATGAAAEWKLGKPDLILESPAYEVPAAGADEFRNFVIATGIDRPRWVESIELRPLNPRVTHHARIGLDDSRESERRDADDPLPGYAGMAWRRDPEGQLVTWVPGIQPGMVNRDFAWRLLPERKLALHTHLQPSGKPETAQFRLGIRFTDEPPRLRPLVLRIGSRDIDIPAGERRHVLADEFTLPIDVTVHAVFPHAHSLCESINVAAELPDGKSVSLIEIEHFDEKWHDNYRYANPIELPRGTKLRSAFTYDNSAANPRNRHHPPVRVRYGSNADEEMADVYLQVVATEADEREMLVEDFKQYELKSKVIGFQRTLEGHPEDPFSREGLAASYVALGEPDKALAALTSYEAGAAESVYYLTHLGLVYATKGDHAKAEEVLRQALMKDRAFPLAWLGLGQALLSEAKLDEAEQAFRQATDLAPELTDAQLGLAGILMRGGKFDEAAAACEAALRNAPDHAPAHLKLAEIRVKQGRADDALELLRAAYFKAPYIHPPKVLLAVYSLQNGDPERARTLLQEACQEAPEHPVPELFLGQLAMNGDQLDVAREHLGRAAILPTPTNWPRSHRHRFLVLLHAERFHLAERLKDIGLAREAVAAWLLEEPGNGKLLELRRELGE; encoded by the coding sequence ATGATTGACGCATCGCATGAACCGCCGCGCTGGGCTTCGCGCGTTTGGGCATTGGTCATTGTGGCGACCGCCGGGTGCTCCGAGTCGCCGGGGCCGGTAGCGCCAGATGCTGCACCGTTGAAAGTTGACGCCGTCAAGTCGGAAGTCAGCTATTCGGTGAACATCCGGCCGATCGTATTGGAGAAGTGCGTTTCCTGCCATCAACCGGGGGACGCCGCGCCGTTCAGTTTGTTGACGTACGACGACGCCAAGAAGCGGGCGCGGCAGATTGCCGACGTGACCGCCAGTGGATTGATGCCGCCTTGGTTGCCGCGGAACGAGCATGGGTTGTTTGCGGGCGATCGACGACTTACGGACGCGCAGAAGCAATTGCTCAAGGCCTGGGCCGACGCTGATGCGCCGGCGGGACCGGTCGTCGCTGACGCGCCGGCGACCGGGGCAGCCGCGGAATGGAAGCTTGGTAAGCCGGATTTGATTCTGGAAAGCCCGGCGTATGAAGTGCCGGCGGCGGGGGCGGATGAATTTCGCAACTTTGTGATTGCGACCGGGATTGATCGCCCGCGGTGGGTGGAGTCGATTGAGTTGCGGCCGCTCAATCCGCGGGTGACGCATCATGCGCGGATTGGCCTGGACGACTCGCGCGAATCTGAACGGCGCGACGCGGATGATCCGCTGCCGGGCTATGCGGGGATGGCGTGGCGGCGCGATCCGGAAGGGCAACTCGTCACCTGGGTGCCGGGTATTCAGCCGGGGATGGTGAATCGTGATTTCGCCTGGCGACTGTTGCCGGAGCGAAAGTTGGCGCTGCATACGCATCTGCAGCCGTCTGGAAAACCGGAGACGGCGCAGTTTCGGCTGGGGATTCGCTTCACCGATGAGCCGCCGCGGTTGCGGCCGCTGGTGTTGCGGATTGGGAGCCGGGATATTGATATTCCGGCTGGTGAGCGGCGCCACGTCTTGGCGGACGAATTTACGTTGCCGATCGATGTGACGGTGCATGCGGTGTTTCCGCACGCGCATTCGCTTTGCGAGTCGATTAACGTCGCCGCCGAGTTGCCGGATGGGAAGTCGGTGTCGTTGATCGAGATCGAGCATTTTGATGAGAAGTGGCACGACAACTATCGTTACGCGAACCCGATTGAATTGCCGCGCGGGACGAAGTTGCGTTCGGCGTTCACGTATGACAACTCCGCAGCGAATCCGCGGAACCGACATCATCCGCCGGTGCGTGTGCGGTATGGCTCGAACGCCGATGAAGAGATGGCGGACGTTTATTTGCAGGTCGTGGCGACCGAGGCCGACGAGCGCGAGATGCTCGTCGAGGATTTCAAGCAGTACGAATTGAAATCGAAGGTGATTGGTTTTCAGCGCACGTTGGAGGGACATCCGGAGGATCCGTTCAGCCGTGAAGGACTGGCGGCGAGTTATGTGGCGCTCGGGGAGCCGGACAAGGCGCTCGCGGCGTTGACATCGTACGAAGCCGGCGCGGCGGAGTCGGTCTACTATCTGACGCACTTGGGACTCGTGTACGCGACGAAGGGGGATCATGCCAAGGCGGAAGAAGTGTTGCGGCAAGCGTTGATGAAGGATCGCGCTTTCCCGTTGGCGTGGTTGGGGTTGGGACAAGCGCTGTTGTCCGAAGCGAAGCTGGATGAGGCGGAGCAGGCATTTCGGCAGGCGACAGACCTTGCGCCGGAGCTGACGGATGCGCAGCTAGGGCTGGCCGGCATATTGATGCGCGGCGGTAAGTTCGATGAGGCCGCGGCGGCGTGTGAAGCGGCGCTGCGCAATGCGCCGGATCATGCGCCGGCGCACCTGAAGTTGGCGGAGATTCGCGTCAAGCAAGGACGGGCCGATGATGCGCTGGAGTTGTTGCGTGCGGCGTATTTCAAAGCGCCGTATATTCATCCGCCGAAGGTGCTGTTGGCGGTTTACTCTTTGCAGAACGGCGATCCGGAGCGTGCGCGGACGTTATTGCAGGAGGCTTGCCAGGAAGCGCCGGAGCATCCGGTGCCGGAGTTGTTTCTTGGCCAATTGGCGATGAACGGCGATCAGCTTGACGTTGCCCGTGAGCACCTTGGTCGGGCGGCGATATTGCCGACGCCGACGAATTGGCCGCGGAGTCATCGGCATCGGTTTTTGGTGTTACTGCACGCCGAGCGGTTTCATTTGGCTGAGCGGTTGAAGGATATTGGCCTGGCGCGGGAGGCGGTGGCGGCGTGGTTGCTGGAGGAGCCGGGGAATGGGAAGTTGCTGGAGTTGAGGAGGGAGTTGGGGGAGTAG